CATTATAAAGCCTTGCCTGAAAGAGGAAAAATTGGAATTCACAATCGATCACACTATGAAAACGTATTGGTTTGTAAAGTTCACCCAGCATATGTTCTTAGTGAAAATATTCCTGGTTATGACGATGTAAAGAAAATTGACAAGAAGTTTTGGAAAGAGCGTTATGAAAGTATCAGGAATTTTGAAAAACACTTAGTAGCAAATGGTACAGTAATTTTAAAATTCTTTTTACACGTTTCTAAGGATGAGCAAAAGCAACGTTTTTTGGATAGGATAGAAGAGCCTAGTAAAAACTGGAAGTTTTCCGCTGGAGACTTGAAAGAGAGAGCATTATGGAAAGATTACATGGCTGCTTATGAAAATGCAATTCGAGAAACTTCAACGGATGATGCTCCTTGGTATGTAATTCCAGCAGATAAAAAATGGTACGCTAGATTGGCTATCAGTCAAATAATTGAAGAAACATTGGAATCTCTCAATTTAAAATATCCAACCTTGCCAAAAGAAGAGGCCGACCAACTAGAAGCAATTAAACATCAATTATTAAACGAGAAATAACTTATACTGCTTACTTTATCATTTAAAAGAATATTTTGACCTCATCGAGGTCAAATACTTATAGGAAATGACATTAAAGGTGTGCAATTCCAGCTGAGGTCAAATGTTTTTCTATAAATATTTTATCCCATTTGGACAATTATGATTGTTTGACCGACCTTAAAAATTTTAGACGGAAAA
The sequence above is drawn from the Pedobacter frigiditerrae genome and encodes:
- a CDS encoding polyphosphate kinase 2 family protein, with the translated sequence MKTNTKKYLAKAGMQFSIKDYSTTYDGHLDKEAGKEELERVKGELKDYQEALYASDSHSLLIIFQAMDAAGKDSAIEHVMSGLNPQGCQVYSFKTPNSEEYSHDFLWRHYKALPERGKIGIHNRSHYENVLVCKVHPAYVLSENIPGYDDVKKIDKKFWKERYESIRNFEKHLVANGTVILKFFLHVSKDEQKQRFLDRIEEPSKNWKFSAGDLKERALWKDYMAAYENAIRETSTDDAPWYVIPADKKWYARLAISQIIEETLESLNLKYPTLPKEEADQLEAIKHQLLNEK